In Alteromonas naphthalenivorans, one DNA window encodes the following:
- a CDS encoding VpsP family polysaccharide biosynthesis protein: MSLSNVYERHQLLIKRVVRSVFFITAAWGVIWSAQFFISGNYYYRVNNQLEAWQNNPERATASKVSDAITKIDSAISMFPNNALYYQMRGQLYEWQAFVSKSTAESAVENAAEKEKINSLKLAFSNYQHSLLLRPLWPASWIGLASVKWKRNEVDDAFYQYMNKAIQVGPQDAIVHKFIVEYGLANYAARSPEYIKVIQPLKHHMKLGLINPHSRDAIVQSIVSYNAEEPACRWMRLAAYPVRKRIPNCITYK, translated from the coding sequence GTGTCGTTATCTAACGTGTATGAGCGTCATCAGTTATTGATAAAACGTGTGGTGCGCTCTGTGTTTTTTATCACAGCTGCATGGGGCGTAATATGGAGCGCACAGTTTTTTATATCGGGTAACTATTATTATCGGGTGAACAACCAATTAGAGGCTTGGCAGAATAATCCTGAGCGCGCAACCGCTAGCAAAGTAAGCGATGCTATTACCAAAATAGATTCAGCCATTTCCATGTTTCCCAATAACGCGCTTTATTATCAAATGCGTGGTCAGCTTTATGAATGGCAAGCCTTTGTATCTAAAAGCACTGCTGAAAGTGCTGTTGAAAACGCTGCTGAAAAAGAAAAAATAAATAGTTTGAAACTGGCCTTTAGCAATTACCAGCACAGCTTATTGCTACGCCCGCTTTGGCCTGCGAGCTGGATAGGGTTAGCATCGGTGAAATGGAAGCGTAATGAAGTAGACGACGCTTTCTATCAATATATGAATAAAGCCATTCAGGTAGGCCCACAAGACGCTATAGTTCACAAATTCATCGTAGAGTACGGGTTAGCGAATTATGCAGCACGGTCGCCTGAATACATTAAGGTTATTCAGCCGTTAAAACACCATATGAAGTTGGGGTTGATAAACCCTCATAGCAGAGACGCAATAGTGCAAAGTATTGTGAGCTATAATGCAGAAGAGCCTGCATGCCGATGGATGCGCTTGGCCGCTTACCCAGTAAGAAAACGCATTCCCAACT
- a CDS encoding tyrosine-protein phosphatase: MIDLHSHILPGIDDGARTMAMSIDMAKQTLECGVTHLVCTPHIHPGFFDNTPAIIENAYNELVLALEQENIPLTLSYAAELRVSEHIPIWIKQNAVPFLGQINSKNVMLLEMPHSHVPSGMEPLVKWLLKNNVQPLIAHPERNRELLREQHKFDWLQRIGCWFQVTAGALTGRFGEPVQNFALTMLANKSFHVVASDTHDTVRRPNDMGEAFAVVSAVDAAYAQQVFVTTPGEIVGAPSVVI, translated from the coding sequence TTGATAGACCTTCACAGTCATATATTACCTGGCATTGACGATGGTGCCAGAACCATGGCCATGTCGATTGACATGGCCAAACAAACACTTGAATGCGGCGTGACGCATTTAGTGTGTACCCCACATATACACCCAGGGTTCTTCGATAATACGCCCGCTATTATTGAAAACGCGTATAACGAACTTGTGTTAGCGCTTGAACAAGAAAACATTCCCCTTACCTTATCTTATGCCGCCGAGCTTCGTGTCTCGGAGCACATTCCTATATGGATAAAACAAAATGCGGTTCCTTTTTTAGGCCAGATTAACAGCAAAAACGTGATGTTGCTTGAAATGCCTCATAGTCATGTGCCATCGGGAATGGAGCCGTTGGTAAAATGGTTATTAAAAAACAACGTGCAACCGCTTATAGCACACCCCGAACGTAACCGAGAGCTATTGCGCGAGCAACACAAGTTTGACTGGTTGCAGCGCATAGGCTGCTGGTTTCAGGTGACAGCAGGCGCACTTACAGGCCGATTTGGAGAGCCTGTACAGAACTTTGCGTTAACCATGCTTGCCAACAAAAGCTTTCATGTAGTGGCGTCAGATACCCACGACACGGTTAGGCGACCTAACGATATGGGCGAAGCATTTGCTGTGGTATCGGCAGTGGACGCAGCTTACGCCCAGCAAGTTTTCGTTACTACACCGGGAGAAATAGTAGGGGCACCTAGTGTCGTTATCTAA